One window of Candidatus Nitrospira kreftii genomic DNA carries:
- a CDS encoding hypothetical protein (conserved protein of unknown function), giving the protein MDTKAIVMFVAGVTLFLLIIGIGAWIMTAPLEAGEVETKRCNEYVKELDMLNKYKWFWTPYHQRMAFNDCLTRKLGDTTQP; this is encoded by the coding sequence ATGGATACAAAAGCAATCGTGATGTTCGTTGCCGGCGTAACGCTCTTTCTTTTGATTATTGGGATCGGGGCCTGGATCATGACGGCGCCTCTGGAAGCCGGAGAGGTGGAGACGAAGCGTTGTAATGAATACGTGAAGGAATTGGATATGTTGAACAAATACAAATGGTTTTGGACGCCGTATCATCAGCGGATGGCGTTCAATGACTGTTTGACAAGGAAATTGGGCGATACCACGCAACCATAA
- a CDS encoding hypothetical protein (conserved protein of unknown function) yields MFVLGTVLPPRAAGQEAVLDILPLRPFSFDVSFNDRTFAPTRRVISVQAGITALRYGPLELRGIYQYYSHHTPTFITDQHSLYANPRWNNFIDLLDFPSGKPISRMLRHVLFGPLEHRAVPYVGAILGGTIPGRGAFSPGFLYGGQIGVRFPVAQGFSVDMGLQYTRFEIDFQGKSDLSRQWLFTIGVRF; encoded by the coding sequence ATGTTTGTGCTAGGAACGGTACTGCCACCCCGTGCGGCTGGCCAAGAGGCGGTTCTCGATATTCTCCCGCTCCGCCCGTTCAGTTTCGACGTGTCATTCAACGATCGCACCTTTGCGCCCACTCGTAGAGTCATCTCCGTTCAGGCTGGAATCACTGCGCTTCGCTATGGCCCCCTCGAACTGAGAGGCATCTACCAATATTACAGTCACCATACGCCGACGTTTATCACCGATCAACATTCACTGTATGCGAACCCTCGCTGGAATAATTTCATCGATTTGCTGGATTTCCCCAGCGGCAAGCCAATCAGTCGCATGCTTCGACATGTTTTGTTCGGACCACTGGAGCACCGGGCAGTCCCATATGTCGGAGCGATCCTGGGAGGAACCATTCCGGGGCGAGGAGCTTTTTCCCCTGGCTTTTTGTACGGAGGACAGATCGGCGTACGATTTCCTGTCGCCCAAGGATTTTCCGTCGACATGGGACTTCAGTACACACGATTCGAGATTGATTTCCAAGGCAAGTCCGACTTGTCACGGCAATGGCTCTTCACTATCGGTGTTCGATTTTAA
- a CDS encoding hypothetical protein (conserved protein of unknown function), producing the protein MRKVFVSQNLIEVEMRKEWLEQAGIRCMIKNQRSAGLAGEIPFVEIFPELWVIQDEDAYRARQVLDEGLDVLPSNQETWACAACGEHHESQFAECWKCGHVRSS; encoded by the coding sequence ATGAGAAAAGTCTTCGTCTCCCAGAACTTGATCGAAGTCGAGATGCGCAAGGAATGGCTGGAGCAGGCCGGCATCCGATGCATGATCAAGAACCAACGCTCTGCTGGCCTTGCGGGAGAGATTCCATTTGTAGAGATTTTCCCTGAACTATGGGTCATTCAGGACGAGGATGCCTATCGGGCACGGCAAGTGCTTGATGAAGGTCTAGACGTGCTGCCATCGAACCAAGAGACTTGGGCGTGCGCCGCATGCGGTGAACATCATGAGAGTCAATTTGCGGAATGCTGGAAGTGTGGGCATGTGCGGTCGTCGTGA
- a CDS encoding hypothetical protein (conserved protein of unknown function) encodes MTLRAIKRFLGSFVLTTLCILPAGCGLLYDAVELIHPLTRDELSSICARGRLRVGISVEPFRPFVFHAVYTDSGIRVTGLDIELIREIADALTEHCNGSHPIVPTLHVTRFPDLFIKMNEGQLDLFVSSVSGTVPGTKPTGLWFSTPYFRDDGIAAIIQRPDVAERVWAQFRAQSGEWNALAAVQEGFAGLTVAVQKGRPAHLYAQASLKHVRLVICDSLPAAIETKDPTIDVILSEHSILEYVTKRVWQHWYLLTRTDGAPLMLTHADLSIVTSDEHRPLQWFLNNLLFHLEESGRLTQMRRRWIDAEYAPTRRAAAEGLPLEVTQVPDHYDQGQCRLAEGS; translated from the coding sequence GTGACCCTTCGCGCCATCAAGAGATTTCTTGGTTCGTTTGTCTTGACGACGCTCTGCATTCTTCCGGCAGGATGCGGTCTTCTCTATGATGCCGTTGAGCTGATCCACCCGCTGACGCGCGATGAATTATCATCGATCTGTGCGCGGGGACGATTGCGCGTCGGCATTTCAGTGGAACCATTTCGCCCGTTTGTCTTTCATGCGGTGTACACGGACTCAGGCATTCGAGTCACAGGCTTGGATATTGAACTGATCCGAGAGATCGCCGATGCGCTCACCGAACACTGTAACGGCTCACATCCCATCGTTCCCACCTTGCACGTCACTCGCTTTCCCGATTTGTTCATCAAAATGAACGAAGGCCAGCTCGATTTATTTGTCTCGTCCGTGAGCGGGACCGTGCCTGGGACGAAGCCGACGGGTTTGTGGTTTTCGACTCCTTATTTCCGAGACGACGGTATCGCCGCCATCATCCAAAGGCCGGACGTGGCCGAACGTGTTTGGGCGCAATTTCGAGCGCAGAGCGGAGAATGGAATGCGCTCGCGGCCGTTCAAGAAGGCTTTGCCGGATTGACCGTGGCGGTCCAGAAAGGACGCCCGGCTCATCTCTATGCCCAAGCCTCCCTCAAGCACGTCCGCCTGGTCATCTGTGATTCGCTTCCGGCGGCGATTGAAACCAAAGATCCCACGATCGATGTCATTCTTTCCGAACATTCCATTCTAGAGTATGTGACGAAGCGGGTTTGGCAACACTGGTATCTTCTGACGCGTACCGACGGTGCTCCATTGATGCTGACCCACGCAGATTTGTCCATCGTGACAAGCGATGAGCACAGACCATTACAATGGTTTCTGAACAACCTGCTCTTTCATTTGGAGGAATCGGGACGATTGACCCAGATGCGCAGACGCTGGATCGATGCAGAATACGCACCCACTCGGCGAGCTGCCGCAGAAGGATTGCCGCTTGAAGTCACACAGGTGCCCGACCATTATGATCAGGGACAGTGCCGCTTGGCTGAAGGATCATGA
- a CDS encoding hypothetical protein (conserved protein of unknown function): MNSGSDGRRIIRAMLPVLGFFPRFSCLLFACMVQVSTTAPASAEWLLVGGNGKANVYVEEETISRPGEWVRVWVMDDLKIAQPRGLRKYLSTRAQEEHDCLKERFRLLGLEYFSGNMGTGDVLYKTSGESDWAPIPRGSLAQSVWKFVCGTKK, encoded by the coding sequence ATGAACTCCGGTTCTGATGGTCGTCGGATCATACGCGCTATGTTGCCCGTTCTCGGTTTCTTCCCCAGATTTTCTTGTCTCCTCTTCGCATGCATGGTTCAGGTGTCGACCACTGCCCCCGCGTCCGCCGAGTGGCTGTTGGTCGGTGGCAATGGCAAGGCGAATGTCTATGTTGAAGAAGAGACCATCAGTCGTCCTGGCGAGTGGGTGAGAGTTTGGGTCATGGATGATCTGAAGATCGCTCAGCCCCGTGGGTTGAGAAAATACCTATCCACGCGTGCCCAGGAGGAGCACGACTGTCTCAAAGAGCGCTTTCGATTGCTGGGGTTGGAGTACTTCTCGGGGAATATGGGAACAGGAGACGTACTGTATAAGACCTCAGGCGAATCCGATTGGGCGCCTATTCCACGAGGGAGCTTAGCCCAATCCGTCTGGAAATTTGTGTGTGGGACCAAGAAGTGA
- a CDS encoding hypothetical protein (conserved protein of unknown function), whose product MVTIRISVVWTIVVVSLGAIGLLFLLGQPFMAKAQEPKRFQYRIVEVLPDTQNMQTKLNEFGAAGWELVSVSMGDMTEPRLIFKK is encoded by the coding sequence ATGGTGACCATACGAATTTCGGTCGTGTGGACGATAGTAGTCGTCAGTCTTGGGGCCATCGGGCTTCTGTTTCTCCTTGGCCAACCGTTCATGGCCAAAGCGCAAGAGCCTAAACGGTTTCAGTACAGAATCGTTGAGGTGCTTCCCGACACTCAGAACATGCAAACCAAGTTGAACGAATTTGGAGCAGCCGGATGGGAACTCGTCTCGGTGTCGATGGGGGACATGACAGAACCGAGGTTGATTTTTAAGAAGTAG